The Fragaria vesca subsp. vesca linkage group LG2, FraVesHawaii_1.0, whole genome shotgun sequence genome includes a window with the following:
- the LOC101293071 gene encoding uncharacterized protein LOC101293071, which yields MPPKPATLIFLGFLLLTLCHADPDCPKTSPLVNLESEFKMLQHQLRGSIKILDDCSFKVSNFDMLSGSDVHWWGAVAPDFNNLTSGFVVSDQKLNQTYKSATFTVRLRDNVTWDQIQVLAVWDLPTSSDFGHILLRDVVNRSSGLAPSPSPASDSGNATSQAHTEPTMLVNCKSLSDSFRIRWTLRPEENVIDIGLEAATGSTNYMAFGWATPKATKQIMLGADVAVAGFDEEGMPFVNDFYITKYSECTQYKDGSVKGVCPDIMYEGSAPNGLVNNTKLVYGHRRDAVSFIRYQRPLESADQKYDVVVNHTEKMVVIWALGPIRPPDTLQPYYLPQNHGGPQDVAYGYLQLNVSEHVDDCYGPIDAEDKEDQHLIIADAKAPLVVTSGQAVHYPDPPNPSKVLYINKKEAPVLRVERGVPVTFSIQAGHDVALYITSDPLGGNATLRNTSETIYAGGPESQGVQASPKELVWAPDRNTPDLVYYQSLYDQKMGYKVQVVDGGLPDMYNNSVILDDQQVTLFWTLAHDSISIAVRGEKKSGFLAIGFGRGMVNNYAYVGWIDNIGKGRVNTYWIDGKDASSVHPTYENLTYVRCRSENGIITFEFTRPLKPSCGKSDKPECKNIIDPTTPLKVIWAMGATWSDDHLSDQNMHFVTSSRPIRVLLMRGSAEAEQDLQPVLAVHGFMMFLAWAILLPGGVLAARYLKHVKGDGWYRIHVYLQYSGLAIVLLALLFAVAELRGFFFGSLHVKFGTTAIFLVCMQPVNAYLRPKRPNNGEQVSSKRLMWEYLHVIGGRSAIVVGFGALFTGLRHLGDRYDGENVGGLNWALIVWFLICAVIVIYLEYCERQRRRDRSVGRSNWVLGNHEEDDSVDLLSLNGTSGRMEVQLEPLNR from the coding sequence ATGCCTCCCAAACCCGCCACCCTCATCTTCCTAGGGTTTCTCCTCCTCACACTCTGCCATGCCGATCCGGATTGCCCCAAAACCAGCCCCCTCGTCAACTTGGAATCCGAATTCAAAATGCTCCAGCACCAGCTCAGAGGCTCCATCAAAATACTCGACGATTGCTCCTTCAAGGTCTCCAATTTCGACATGCTCTCCGGCTCCGACGTCCACTGGTGGGGCGCCGTCGCCCCCGATTTCAACAACCTCACTTCCGGCTTCGTCGTCTCCGACCAGAAACTCAACCAGACCTACAAAAGCGCAACCTTCACTGTGCGTCTGAGGGACAATGTCACCTGGGATCAGATCCAAGTCCTCGCCGTCTGGGACCTCCCCACCTCCTCCGATTTCGGTCACATCCTGCTCCGCGACGTAGTCAACCGCAGCTCCGGTTTGGCTCCCTCTCCGTCGCCGGCGAGCGATTCAGGGAATGCGACCAGTCAGGCTCATACTGAGCCGACTATGCTGGTGAACTGCAAGAGTTTGTCTGACAGTTTTAGGATCAGATGGACATTGCGTCCTGAGGAGAATGTGATTGATATCGGGCTGGAGGCTGCCACCGGGTCGACCAACTACATGGCTTTCGGGTGGGCCACCCCGAAAGCTACTAAGCAGATTATGCTCGGAGCGGACGTGGCCGTCGCCGGATTCGATGAGGAAGGAATGCCGTTTGTGAATGATTTTTACATCACAAAGTACAGCGAGTGCACCCAGTACAAGGACGGCTCTGTCAAAGGGGTCTGCCCTGATATAATGTATGAAGGGAGCGCCCCGAATGGGTTGGTGAACAATACCAAATTGGTTTATGGCCACCGGAGGGATGCGGTGTCGTTTATCAGGTACCAGAGGCCGTTGGAATCTGCTGATCAGAAGTATGATGTAGTGGTGAACCATACTGAGAAAATGGTGGTGATTTGGGCATTGGGGCCGATCAGGCCACCGGATACTCTTCAGCCTTACTATCTTCCCCAAAACCATGGGGGACCCCAGGATGTGGCTTATGGCTATTTGCAGCTGAATGTTTCTGAGCATGTGGATGACTGTTATGGTCCTATAGATGCCGAAGACAAGGAGGATCAGCATCTCATTATTGCCGATGCAAAGGCCCCGCTTGTGGTTACTTCCGGGCAGGCAGTGCATTATCCAGACCCTCCTAACCCTTCCAAGGTTCTTTACATTAACAAGAAAGAGGCTCCGGTGTTGAGAGTAGAAAGAGGGGTGCCGGTCACGTTTTCAATACAAGCTGGACATGATGTTGCTCTCTACATTACTTCAGATCCTCTTGGTGGGAATGCTACACTGAGGAATACAAGTGAGACTATTTATGCTGGAGGACCGGAATCTCAAGGAGTTCAAGCCAGTCCCAAGGAGTTAGTTTGGGCACCAGACAGGAATACCCCAGACCTAGTGTACTATCAATCTCTTTATGATCAGAAAATGGGATATAAGGTACAGGTGGTTGATGGGGGTCTGCCGGATATGTATAATAACAGTGTGATTTTGGATGATCAGCAAGTTACATTATTTTGGACATTGGCACATGATTCTATATCCATTGCAGTCCGGGGTGAGAAAAAAAGTGGTTTCTTGGCAATAGGATTTGGTAGGGGAATGGTGAACAACTATGCTTATGTGGGTTGGATTGATAATATTGGCAAAGGGCGGGTAAATACTTACTGGATTGATGGAAAGGATGCCTCGAGTGTGCATCCAACTTATGAGAATTTGACATATGTGAGGTGCAGGTCAGAAAATGGGATCATTACATTCGAGTTCACTCGTCCTTTGAAACCATCATGTGGTAAGAGCGATAAGCCTGAGTGCAAAAACATAATCGATCCAACTACTCCTCTTAAAGTTATATGGGCAATGGGTGCTACATGGTCAGATGATCATCTTAGTGATCAAAATATGCATTTTGTTACCAGCAGTAGGCCTATAAGGGTGCTGCTTATGCGTGGTTCTGCCGAGGCAGAGCAGGATTTGCAGCCAGTGTTAGCCGTGCATGGATTTATGATGTTTCTTGCTTGGGCTATCTTGCTTCCTGGTGGAGTACTGGCTGCTAGATACTTAAAACATGTTAAGGGTGATGGTTGGTATCGGATTCATGTATATTTGCAGTACTCAGGTTTGGCAATCGTTCTACTTGCCCTGCTTTTTGCTGTTGCTGAGCTCCGTGGTTTCTTTTTCGGCTCATTACATGTTAAATTTGGAACTACGGCTATATTTTTGGTATGTATGCAACCAGTGAATGCATACCTAAGGCCAAAGAGACCAAATAACGGAGAGCAGGTTTCCTCTAAAAGGCTTATGTGGGAGTATCTTCATGTGATCGGTGGCAGGAGTGCCATAGTAGTAGGTTTTGGAGCACTTTTCACAGGATTGCGGCATTTAGGTGATAGATATGACGGTGAAAATGTTGGGGGACTAAATTGGGCTTTGATAGTTTGGTTCTTGATCTGTGCTGTGATAGTAATATATCTGGAATACTGTGAAAGACAAAGAAGGAGGGATAGAAGTGTTGGCAGAAGCAATTGGGTACTGGGGAACCATGAGGAAGATGACTCTGTTGACTTGTTGAGTCTAAATGGTACATCAGGAAGGATGGAAGTTCAATTAGAGCCTCTGAACAGATAG
- the LOC101295889 gene encoding probable signal peptidase complex subunit 2-like: MQETKDASSKPKKVNLSDHSSIKHLLDESVSEIVKSCGYVEDTKLSNLNLLIGTIVITIALFAQFYKKKFPENYNFLIGCILISYVKEKNAILFTHPPVGSFSTTGLVVSSKLPRFSDLYTLTIASADAKSVSANKPVELTRSVTKWFTKDGELVEGLLWKEVDGLINKYAREPKKSK, from the exons ATGCAAGAGACAAAAGACGCGAGCAGCAAGCCGAAGAAGGTCAATCTCTCAGATCACAGCTCCATCAAGCACCTTCTCGACGAGTCCGTCTCAGAG ATTGTTAAAAGTTGCGGATATGTGGAGGACACCAAGTTAAGTAACTTGAATTTGTTGATTGGAACCATTGTGATAACCATTGCTCTGTTTGCTCAGTTCTACAAGAAGAAATTCCCTGAAAACTACAACTTTCTTATTGGATGCATT CTGATCTCATACGTGAAGGAAAAAAACGCAATTCTGTTCACTCATCCTCCTGTG GGATCCTTTAGTACTACTGGGTTGGTGGTGTCTTCCAAATTACCAAGGTTTTCAGACTTGTACACTCTTACAATAGCAAGTGCAGATGCAAAATCAGTCTCTGCAAATAAACCGGTGGAACTCACGAGGAGCGTTACTAAGTG GTTTACTAAGGACGGAGAATTGGTGGAAGGCTTGTTGTGGAAGGAAGTGGATGGACTTATAAACAAGTATGCAAGAGAACCAAAGAAGAGCAAGTGA
- the LOC101295595 gene encoding probable CCR4-associated factor 1 homolog 7-like, with protein MSILPKEDSIRIREVWNDNLEEEFHIIRGIVDKYNYVAMDTEFPGVVLRPVGAFKNISDYNYQTLKDNVDMLKLIQLGLTFSDENGNLPTCGTENFFIWQFNFREFNVTEDIFAADSIELLRQCGIDFKKNSEKGIDVNRFAELLMSSGIVLNDAVHWVTFHSGYDFGYLLKLLTCRSLPDTQAGFFDLIKMYFPLVYDIKHMMKFCNSLHGGLNKLAELLDVERIGVCHQAGSDSLLTACTFRKLRDSFFNGSTEKYAGVLYGLGVENSTN; from the coding sequence ATGTCAATTTTGCCAAAAGAGGATTCGATTCGAATCCGGGAGGTGTGGAATGATAATCTTGAAGAAGAGTTCCATATTATCCGTGGTATTGTTGACAAGTATAACTATGTTGCTATGGATACCGAGTTCCCTGGGGTTGTTCTTCGCCCTGTTGGGGCTTTTAAGAACATCAGTGATTACAACTATCAGACTTTGAAAGACAATGTTGATATGTTGAAATTGATTCAGTTGGGCCTCACTTTCTCTGACGAGAATGGGAACCTTCCTACCTGTGGAACCGAAAACTTCTTCATTTGGCAATTCAATTTCCGCGAGTTCAATGTCACCGAGGACATCTTTGCCGCTGATTCGATTGAGTTGTTGCGTCAATGTGGGATTGACTTCAAGAAGAACAGCGAGAAGGGTATTGATGTGAATCGTTTTGCTGAGCTTTTGATGTCTTCAGGGATTGTGTTGAACGATGCTGTGCATTGGGTCACCTTCCATAGCGGGTATGATTTTGGATACCTGCTCAAGCTATTGACTTGTAGGAGTTTGCCTGATACACAAGCCGGTTTCTTTGATTTGATCAAGATGTACTTCCCACTGGTGTATGATATCAAGCATATGATGAAGTTTTGCAACAGCCTCCATGGTGGGTTGAACAAGCTTGCAGAACTGTTGGATGTGGAAAGAATTGGTGTGTGCCATCAAGCAGGCTCCGACAGTTTGCTTACAGCTTGCACCTTTAGGAAATTGAGGGATTCCTTCTTCAATGGCTCGACCGAGAAATATGCAGGTGTTCTGTACGGTCTGGGTGTTGAGAATAGTACTAATTGA